The nucleotide sequence GCTCATTTTGTGCGGGAACAGGCCTTCTTCCATGCCGACCAGGAATACATAAGGGAATTCCAGGCCTTTGGCGCTGTGCAGTGTCATCAGTTGCACGCTGTCTTCGTGCTCGTCGGCCTGGGTATCGCCGGCTTCCAGGGACGCATGGCCGAGGAAAGCCGCCAGCGGTGACAGGTCGGCGTCTTCTTCGCTGTTTTCGAAAGCGCGGGCGGCGCTGACCAGTTCCTCGAGGTTTTCTACCCGGGCCTGGCCCTTCTCGCCTTTTTCCGCCTCGTGATAAGCGATCAGCCCGGATTGTTCGATCACGGTCTGGGTCATCAGGTGCAGGGGCATTTCCAGGCACTTGGCGGCGAGGTTGTCGATCAGCTCGACAAATACGCCCAAGGCGCCGGCGGCGCGGCCCGTCAGGCCTTTATTGGCGATCAGCAGACGCATCGCTTCCCACATCGATACATCGCTGTGGCGCGCATGTTCACGAATCGCCTCGACGGTTTTCTCGCCGATGCCACGCGCCGGTACGTTGATCACCCGCTCCAGCGCTGCATCGTTGCCGCGACCTTCCAGCAAGCGCAGGTACGCCATGGCGTTCTTGATCTCGGCGCGCTCGAAGAAGCGTTGGCCGCCATAGATGCGATACGGGATGCGCTCGCGCAGCAACGCCTCCTCCAGCACCCGCGATTGGGCGTTGGAACGGTACAGAATGGCGATGTCGCTGCGGGCCAGGCCGGTTTTCAGGGCGCTTTCGATGGTTTCTACCACGTAGCGCGCTTCATCGTGCTCGTTGAAGGCGGCGTAGAGGTTGATCGCCTCACCTTCACCGCCGTCGGTCCACAGCTCCTTGCCCAGGCGCCCGGTGTTGTTGGCGATCAAGGCATTGGCGGCCTTCAGGATGCCCGCGGTGGAGCGGTAGTTCTGCTCCAGGCGAATGGTCTCGGCGTCCGGGAAGTCTTCGGAGTACTGGTAGATATTCTCGATTTTCGCGCCGCGCCAGCCATAGATCGACTGGTCGTCGTCGCCCACCACCATCAAGCTGTCACCGCCCTTGGCCAGCAGACGCAGCCAGGCGTACTGCACGGCGTTGGTGTCCTGGAATTCGTCCACCAGGATATGCCGGAAGCGTTTCTGGTAGTGCGCCAGCAATCCCGGGTTGTCACGCCACAGGTCGAGGGCGCGCAACAGCAGTTCCGAGAAGTCGATGACGCCGGCGCGCTGGCAGGCGATTTCGTAGGCTTCATAAATGCTGCGCATGGTCGCCAGGAACAGATCACCACTGGCTTGAATATGCTGTGGGCGCAGGCCTTCATCTTTCTGGCCGTTGATAAACCACTGGGCCTGACGGACCGGCCAGCGCTGCTCATCCAGGCCCAGCTCACGAATCACCCGCTTGACCAGGCGTTGCTGGTCATCGCTGTCGAGAATCTGGAAGGTCTGGCTCAGGCCCGCTTCCTGCCAGTGGGCCCGCAACAAGCGGTGCGCCAGGCCGTGGAAGGTGCCAACCCACATGCCGGCCGGGCTGATGCCCATCAACTGCTCGATGCGGTGGCGCATCTCGGCAGCGGCCTTGTTGGTGAACGTCACCGACAGGATGGAGTGGGGGGAGGCGTTTTCAACCTGGATCAGCCAGGCGATACGGTGCACCAGCACTCGGGTTTTACCGGAGCCAGCACCGGCCAGGACCAACTGACGGCCAACGGGGGCTGCTACGGCCTGGCGTTGGGCATCGTTGAGAGAGTTCAGCAAAAGAGAGAGATCATCGCGCATCGGCGCATTCTAGGGTGCCGGGTGAAGGGGGGCAAATCCCAATGCCGGGTGGTCGCTGGAAAAACACCCGCGCAGGATCCG is from Pseudomonas mucidolens and encodes:
- the uvrD gene encoding DNA helicase II encodes the protein MRDDLSLLLNSLNDAQRQAVAAPVGRQLVLAGAGSGKTRVLVHRIAWLIQVENASPHSILSVTFTNKAAAEMRHRIEQLMGISPAGMWVGTFHGLAHRLLRAHWQEAGLSQTFQILDSDDQQRLVKRVIRELGLDEQRWPVRQAQWFINGQKDEGLRPQHIQASGDLFLATMRSIYEAYEIACQRAGVIDFSELLLRALDLWRDNPGLLAHYQKRFRHILVDEFQDTNAVQYAWLRLLAKGGDSLMVVGDDDQSIYGWRGAKIENIYQYSEDFPDAETIRLEQNYRSTAGILKAANALIANNTGRLGKELWTDGGEGEAINLYAAFNEHDEARYVVETIESALKTGLARSDIAILYRSNAQSRVLEEALLRERIPYRIYGGQRFFERAEIKNAMAYLRLLEGRGNDAALERVINVPARGIGEKTVEAIREHARHSDVSMWEAMRLLIANKGLTGRAAGALGVFVELIDNLAAKCLEMPLHLMTQTVIEQSGLIAYHEAEKGEKGQARVENLEELVSAARAFENSEEDADLSPLAAFLGHASLEAGDTQADEHEDSVQLMTLHSAKGLEFPYVFLVGMEEGLFPHKMSLEEPGRLEEERRLAYVGITRAMQNLVMTYAETRRLYGSETYNKVSRFVREVPKGLIQEVRLSNSVSRPFGGSQQKSNSSLFAGSEIPETPFSLGQQVKHAIFGEGVILNFEGSGAQARVQVNFAEGSKWLMMGYAKLEAI